In the Leptospira limi genome, one interval contains:
- a CDS encoding DUF1554 domain-containing protein — MNILTNGSSYLVKVSSQPAGFLCTVTNGEGIVKNSDVTSVSVSCVPTCNPCNLFLTLSGYPPNPGSAKNFDTSCMADGYYPGTGNYKAMVVDGVTRNASNTANVGDGQIDWVFAPNRTYRQSEGDISTTNSAGLFVTALTIRFSVNSKYWTGLNTNWTTNTSNTCDLWRNATGSFTGVMGQGNSTLIADITAGWTPDPCNLSNQQLICVEQ; from the coding sequence TTGAACATACTTACCAACGGATCTTCGTATTTAGTGAAGGTCTCGAGCCAACCTGCAGGTTTTTTGTGTACGGTCACTAATGGAGAAGGAATTGTAAAAAATTCCGATGTAACTTCAGTTTCCGTTTCTTGTGTTCCCACTTGTAATCCTTGTAATTTGTTCCTTACGTTATCCGGATACCCACCAAACCCAGGAAGTGCTAAAAATTTCGATACTTCCTGTATGGCTGATGGTTATTATCCTGGAACCGGAAATTATAAAGCGATGGTAGTTGATGGCGTAACAAGAAATGCATCGAACACTGCTAATGTGGGAGATGGACAAATCGATTGGGTATTTGCACCAAATCGGACATATCGCCAATCTGAAGGCGATATCAGCACTACAAATTCTGCAGGATTATTCGTGACTGCGTTGACAATTCGATTCTCAGTCAATTCAAAATATTGGACTGGATTAAATACCAATTGGACTACCAATACAAGTAATACCTGTGACTTATGGAGGAATGCAACTGGATCCTTTACGGGTGTTATGGGACAAGGAAATTCTACGTTGATAGCTGACATCACAGCTGGTTGGACTCCAGATCCTTGTAATTTAAGTAACCAACAGTTAATCTGTGTCGAACAATAA
- a CDS encoding LysR family transcriptional regulator, whose product MEFRQIIYFLEISESGTFQKAASRLGLTQPALSKQMFLLEKELGITVLERGGRSVRLTHEGERFYQYSIRMKELWEEIQNAFSKENELKGNFSISAGGTVSAWILPQILKEILKKRPGLSLSVREGDASETKDAILKGEVDLGVLTGPISEPSLNVLEFLSDRIYPVAAKDHPIFQKTKIKIEDLKKQPFVCFHPGSALRKAVEKKIKSFTKDFGPNIAMELRSVESVIKSLEAGLGIGFLSEYSINSKLKKIKFDDWNTERKFYLCYRKKSGPTLAYLAEEIFKSAEKWKLERE is encoded by the coding sequence ATGGAATTCCGTCAGATCATTTACTTTCTAGAAATCTCAGAATCAGGTACATTTCAAAAAGCGGCAAGTCGTTTGGGATTAACACAACCAGCACTATCCAAACAAATGTTTCTTTTAGAAAAAGAATTAGGGATCACCGTTTTGGAAAGAGGAGGAAGATCAGTTCGACTCACACATGAAGGTGAAAGGTTCTATCAATATTCAATTCGGATGAAAGAGTTATGGGAAGAAATTCAAAATGCTTTTTCAAAAGAGAATGAATTAAAAGGAAACTTTTCAATTTCTGCAGGTGGGACAGTATCCGCTTGGATCTTACCTCAAATCCTAAAAGAAATTCTAAAAAAAAGACCAGGACTCTCCCTATCCGTTCGAGAAGGAGATGCATCTGAAACTAAGGATGCAATATTAAAAGGGGAAGTTGATCTTGGTGTCTTAACAGGACCCATTTCGGAACCAAGTTTGAATGTATTGGAATTTTTATCCGACAGAATTTATCCTGTTGCCGCAAAAGACCATCCAATCTTTCAGAAGACAAAAATCAAAATTGAGGATTTAAAAAAACAACCTTTTGTATGTTTCCATCCTGGTTCCGCTCTGAGAAAGGCCGTCGAAAAAAAGATCAAATCATTTACAAAAGATTTTGGTCCAAACATAGCAATGGAACTGAGGAGTGTAGAATCCGTGATCAAATCATTAGAAGCAGGACTTGGGATTGGATTTTTATCTGAATATTCTATTAATTCCAAATTGAAAAAAATTAAATTCGATGACTGGAACACCGAACGAAAATTTTACCTCTGTTATCGCAAAAAATCGGGACCAACACTTGCTTATCTCGCCGAGGAGATTTTCAAATCAGCAGAAAAATGGAAATTGGAACGGGAATAA
- the leuC gene encoding 3-isopropylmalate dehydratase large subunit, with translation MGQTLYDKIWENHRIIESSDSETILYVDRHILHEVTSAQAFEGLRSKNRDVRRKDLTFGVVDHNVSTRDRKNRDAAGPVSRLQIDTMEKNCKEFGILLYGPEDPEQGIVHVVGPELGFTIPGSVIVCGDSHTATHGAFGALAFGIGTSEVEHVLATQTLKQAKTKSMLVRFVGKPGFGITAKDIVLALIAKIGTSGGRGYTIEYSGEWIESLSMEARMTLCNMSIEAGARASLIAPDEITFNYLRDKKLIPKGESFQNAVEYWKTFFSDADAIFDSKIELDISKIEPQVTWGTNPSQTISIGSVIPNPEEFQDIRERETAKNALAYMDLQPGTPMSEINIDKVFIGSCTNGRIEDLRSAAEVAKGKKVHPNVQALVVPGSGRVKRQAEQEGLDKIFVEAGFEWREPGCSLCLAMNDDVLQPGERCASTSNRNFEGRQGRGGRTHLVSPSMAAAAAVTGKLTDVRRFA, from the coding sequence ATGGGACAGACTCTATACGACAAAATTTGGGAAAACCATCGGATCATTGAAAGTTCAGATTCGGAAACGATATTATATGTGGACAGGCATATCCTTCATGAAGTGACTTCAGCCCAGGCATTTGAAGGTTTGAGATCTAAGAATCGGGATGTGAGAAGGAAAGATCTCACCTTTGGCGTTGTGGATCACAATGTTTCCACTAGGGATCGAAAAAATCGAGATGCTGCGGGGCCAGTCTCACGTTTACAAATTGATACAATGGAGAAAAACTGTAAGGAATTTGGGATCCTATTGTATGGACCAGAAGATCCCGAACAGGGGATCGTACATGTTGTTGGTCCCGAGTTAGGTTTTACAATTCCAGGTTCTGTGATTGTATGCGGGGATTCTCATACTGCAACCCATGGCGCCTTTGGTGCGTTAGCGTTCGGAATTGGAACGAGTGAAGTGGAACATGTTCTTGCGACTCAAACTTTAAAACAAGCAAAAACCAAATCAATGTTAGTTCGATTTGTTGGGAAACCAGGATTTGGGATTACGGCAAAAGATATTGTCCTTGCCCTCATCGCAAAAATCGGAACTTCAGGAGGAAGAGGGTATACAATAGAATATTCTGGTGAATGGATTGAATCGTTATCGATGGAAGCTCGAATGACCTTATGCAATATGAGTATCGAAGCCGGTGCAAGAGCAAGTCTTATCGCACCAGACGAGATAACATTTAATTATTTAAGAGATAAAAAACTCATTCCGAAAGGTGAAAGTTTTCAAAATGCAGTCGAGTATTGGAAAACGTTTTTTTCAGATGCTGATGCTATTTTTGATTCCAAGATCGAATTGGATATTTCTAAGATTGAACCACAGGTCACGTGGGGGACAAATCCATCACAGACGATATCGATTGGAAGTGTCATTCCTAATCCAGAAGAGTTCCAAGATATTCGGGAAAGAGAAACTGCAAAAAATGCTTTAGCGTATATGGATTTACAACCAGGTACTCCAATGTCTGAAATTAACATCGATAAGGTGTTTATCGGGTCCTGTACGAATGGTAGAATTGAAGATTTACGATCTGCTGCGGAAGTGGCAAAAGGAAAAAAAGTTCATCCGAATGTACAAGCTCTTGTGGTTCCTGGTTCTGGTAGAGTCAAACGGCAAGCAGAGCAAGAAGGTTTGGACAAAATCTTTGTAGAAGCAGGATTTGAATGGAGAGAACCTGGTTGTTCTCTTTGCCTTGCGATGAATGACGACGTTTTACAACCAGGAGAAAGATGTGCTTCTACTTCTAATCGTAACTTTGAAGGAAGGCAGGGAAGAGGCGGGAGGACACATCTAGTGAGTCCTTCTATGGCAGCTGCAGCAGCAGTGACTGGAAAATTAACAGATGTGAGGAGATTCGCATGA